A region of Coleofasciculaceae cyanobacterium DNA encodes the following proteins:
- a CDS encoding glycoside hydrolase 100 family protein: MILVSRETIEQQANRLLEKSIIYYNNQPVGSVAASDSEREALNYDQCFIRDFVPAALVFLIQGKTDIVYNFLIETVGLQKKKRRIDCYEPPIGLMPASFKVESTKGGQYLHADFGDKAIGRVTPIDSCLWWIILLRAYVKATNDKPLAQSDSFQGALIFILEICLGPQFEMTPTLLVPDGACMIDRPMGLSGHPLEIQSLFYCALRAAREMLIPDAEGQALIYKINNRLGSLIFHLRSYYWLDLKQINEIHRYQSEQFGESVVNKFNIYPESIPDWLTEWIPDHGGYLAGNLGPGKMDFRFFALGNLVAIMGSVTTEQQSQDILTLIEHRWTDLVSKMPMKVCYPAIEGLTWRIITGCDPKNTPWSYHNGGSWPVLLWVMMAACQKMGREDLADRAMAIAELRLMQDNWPEYYDGKNGRLIGRSSRKFQTWTVAGWLLAKLLREKPHCLNYICFEEDTEAMACSI, encoded by the coding sequence ATGATTTTAGTGAGCAGAGAAACTATTGAACAACAGGCAAATCGGCTTTTAGAAAAGTCGATTATTTACTATAATAACCAGCCTGTGGGGTCAGTAGCAGCAAGTGATTCGGAAAGAGAAGCTTTAAATTACGATCAGTGTTTTATTCGTGATTTTGTTCCCGCAGCCTTAGTATTTTTAATTCAGGGTAAAACAGATATTGTCTACAACTTTCTGATTGAAACAGTAGGGTTACAAAAAAAGAAGCGGCGCATTGATTGCTACGAGCCACCCATAGGCTTGATGCCCGCAAGCTTTAAAGTTGAGTCAACCAAAGGCGGACAGTATCTTCATGCCGATTTTGGCGATAAAGCGATCGGTCGAGTTACTCCAATTGATTCTTGTTTGTGGTGGATTATTTTATTGCGAGCTTATGTCAAAGCTACAAATGATAAGCCTTTGGCACAAAGCGACAGTTTTCAGGGAGCTTTAATTTTTATTCTAGAGATTTGTTTAGGACCACAGTTTGAGATGACTCCAACTCTTCTTGTACCAGATGGTGCTTGTATGATTGATCGCCCGATGGGATTGAGTGGACATCCTTTAGAAATACAGTCTTTGTTTTATTGTGCTTTGCGTGCAGCCCGTGAAATGTTAATTCCAGATGCTGAAGGTCAAGCTTTGATCTATAAGATTAATAACCGCCTTGGTAGTCTAATTTTTCATTTACGGAGTTATTATTGGCTCGATCTTAAACAGATCAACGAAATTCACCGTTATCAATCAGAACAGTTTGGCGAGTCGGTAGTCAATAAGTTTAATATCTATCCCGAATCAATTCCTGATTGGTTAACCGAATGGATTCCCGACCACGGGGGGTATCTTGCGGGAAATTTGGGACCTGGTAAGATGGATTTTCGGTTTTTTGCCCTGGGAAATTTAGTAGCGATTATGGGATCTGTGACTACTGAACAACAGTCGCAAGATATTTTAACTTTGATCGAGCATCGCTGGACAGATTTAGTCAGCAAAATGCCGATGAAGGTTTGTTATCCTGCGATTGAAGGATTGACCTGGAGAATAATTACTGGCTGCGATCCCAAAAATACTCCCTGGTCGTATCACAATGGTGGTAGCTGGCCCGTCTTGTTGTGGGTGATGATGGCAGCCTGTCAAAAAATGGGACGAGAAGACCTGGCAGATCGAGCTATGGCGATCGCTGAATTACGTTTGATGCAAGACAATTGGCCTGAATATTATGACGGCAAAAATGGACGTTTGATTGGTAGATCTTCCCGTAAATTTCAGACTTGGACAGTCGCAGGATGGCTGCTGGCAAAATTGCTGAGAGAAAAACCTCATTGCCTCAATTATATTTGCTTTGAAGAAGATACTGAAGCGATGGCCTGTAGCATTTAA
- a CDS encoding NYN domain-containing protein, whose protein sequence is MESHNKYVRDRLSIFVDGNNMFYAQQKNGWFFDPRRVLEYFTKDPTVVLINAFWYTGLKDAQDQRGFRDALISLGYTVRTKILKEYYDDSSGRYSQKANLDIEIVVDMFNTVEQYDRVILFSGDGDFERAIELLRSKNTHITVVSTEGMIARELRNATDRYIDLNDVRSYIEKSDF, encoded by the coding sequence ATGGAGTCTCATAATAAATACGTGAGAGATCGTCTGTCCATATTTGTAGACGGCAACAATATGTTCTATGCTCAACAGAAAAACGGTTGGTTTTTTGATCCTAGAAGAGTATTAGAATATTTTACTAAAGATCCCACCGTGGTTTTGATTAACGCCTTTTGGTATACGGGATTAAAAGATGCCCAGGATCAAAGAGGTTTTCGAGATGCTCTGATTAGCTTAGGGTATACGGTAAGAACTAAAATCCTCAAAGAATACTATGATGATTCCTCGGGTCGCTATTCGCAAAAAGCAAATTTAGATATAGAAATTGTGGTCGATATGTTCAACACCGTTGAGCAGTATGATCGCGTGATTTTGTTTAGCGGGGATGGAGATTTTGAACGGGCGATCGAGCTTTTGCGTTCAAAAAATACTCACATTACCGTCGTATCTACAGAAGGAATGATCGCTAGAGAATTACGCAACGCCACAGATCGCTATATAGATCTTAATGACGTGCGAAGTTACATTGAGAAAAGCGACTTTTAG
- a CDS encoding HAD-IA family hydrolase, whose product MEATLNNIGLRHFFDVVVSIDDVERGKPEPDIFLLASERLGVAPQDCIVYEDSDGGLEAALRAGMRSIDVRILLQSETLQT is encoded by the coding sequence CTGGAGGCAACACTTAACAATATTGGCTTACGCCATTTTTTTGATGTTGTTGTAAGTATTGATGATGTAGAAAGAGGAAAACCTGAACCAGATATTTTCTTGCTTGCATCTGAAAGATTGGGTGTTGCTCCTCAAGACTGCATTGTTTACGAAGATAGTGATGGAGGCTTAGAAGCTGCTCTTCGTGCAGGAATGCGATCGATTGATGTGCGTATTCTGTTGCAGTCTGAAACTCTTCAGACATAA
- a CDS encoding GNAT family N-acetyltransferase — protein MCSQQKAVEDVCAAKDTNIWVAIDAGFTVGFVAVKLHLDDSLGEIYMVAVDPDFQGQGIGTALTELALFWMKDAGMSVAMVETGGDPGHAPARHTYEKVGFRLLPIARYFKKL, from the coding sequence GTGTGTAGCCAGCAAAAGGCTGTCGAGGATGTCTGCGCTGCTAAAGACACAAATATATGGGTTGCTATCGACGCAGGTTTCACTGTGGGCTTTGTAGCCGTAAAACTACATTTAGACGATAGCCTGGGTGAAATCTACATGGTTGCTGTCGATCCAGACTTTCAAGGTCAAGGCATTGGTACAGCTCTAACAGAATTGGCACTCTTTTGGATGAAAGATGCTGGGATGTCTGTTGCTATGGTTGAGACTGGAGGTGATCCCGGTCATGCCCCAGCACGTCACACTTATGAAAAGGTTGGCTTTAGATTGTTGCCAATCGCCAGATACTTCAAGAAGCTCTAA
- a CDS encoding GNAT family N-acetyltransferase: MGEAIVIKIPVSQGKGLNRQRSLHMILKTQRLVLTPILESELNTLEMIFADSYVKRYLCDNKVLSLQQVEEMIEQSRKHFEEERFGLWSIRINGESEVIGFVGLWYFFDEEQPQLIYALLPKAVKKGYATEAAIKILEYCFDELGYEYLVASCDRANLESQKVAKRLGMRKIAEKLVDNNPILFFRIECFA; this comes from the coding sequence GTGGGTGAGGCGATTGTGATTAAAATACCAGTATCTCAAGGAAAAGGACTGAATAGACAGCGCAGCTTACATATGATACTTAAAACGCAGCGGCTGGTTTTAACACCGATTTTGGAGAGTGAACTGAACACACTTGAGATGATCTTTGCTGATTCATATGTAAAAAGATATTTATGTGATAACAAAGTCTTGTCTCTGCAACAGGTTGAAGAAATGATCGAACAGAGCAGAAAGCACTTTGAAGAAGAAAGATTCGGTCTTTGGTCGATCAGGATAAATGGTGAGAGTGAAGTCATTGGATTTGTTGGTTTATGGTATTTCTTCGATGAAGAACAGCCCCAATTAATTTATGCTTTGCTACCTAAAGCGGTTAAAAAAGGCTACGCTACTGAAGCTGCAATCAAAATATTAGAGTATTGTTTTGATGAACTTGGTTATGAGTATCTTGTAGCAAGCTGCGATCGCGCCAACCTTGAATCGCAAAAAGTAGCCAAGAGGCTCGGAATGAGGAAAATTGCCGAAAAATTGGTGGATAATAATCCTATATTGTTCTTTAGAATTGAATGTTTTGCCTAA